The following are from one region of the Gryllotalpicola protaetiae genome:
- a CDS encoding PIG-L deacetylase family protein, which yields MPVALVIHAHPDDEVFATAAWMRELATTGWTVRNVIATGGEAAELAKTRGDVEAARRQRLAKFERALDLLGSDSWEWLDRKSSWLDSAAHPERAVAAADSQLVTSHVRRALAQHKPGVILTVGADGLTGHPDHIAIHHAVRDAVRADGIPSDGAWGARLHANDIAAAKKHVTKELGKKAALGTGRTAGASHTLIDIDAAPVAKLRRQLLDVYSPGLGTKPLTKVAKTNPGDSGFLRAHFDASRWVVERYEAIS from the coding sequence GTGCCCGTCGCGCTCGTGATCCACGCCCATCCTGACGATGAGGTGTTCGCAACCGCGGCGTGGATGCGGGAGCTTGCGACCACCGGATGGACGGTGCGGAACGTCATCGCTACAGGCGGTGAAGCCGCCGAGCTCGCGAAAACTCGCGGAGACGTGGAAGCCGCGCGCAGACAACGCCTGGCGAAGTTCGAAAGGGCACTCGATCTGCTCGGCTCAGATTCGTGGGAATGGCTGGACCGCAAGAGCTCCTGGCTGGACTCCGCCGCCCACCCCGAGCGCGCCGTCGCCGCGGCCGACTCCCAACTCGTCACCAGCCACGTTCGACGGGCGCTCGCCCAGCACAAGCCGGGCGTGATCCTGACCGTCGGCGCCGACGGGTTGACCGGACACCCGGACCACATCGCGATCCATCACGCCGTCCGCGACGCGGTGCGCGCCGACGGCATCCCCTCGGACGGCGCATGGGGTGCCCGGCTCCATGCCAACGACATCGCCGCAGCCAAGAAGCACGTTACAAAGGAACTCGGCAAGAAGGCGGCGCTCGGCACGGGCCGGACTGCAGGGGCGTCGCACACGCTGATCGACATCGACGCGGCGCCCGTGGCGAAACTGCGCCGCCAGCTTCTGGATGTGTATTCGCCAGGCCTCGGGACGAAACCCCTCACCAAGGTCGCGAAGACGAACCCGGGCGACTCCGGGTTCCTCCGCGCTCATTTCGACGCGAGCCGCTGGGTAGTCGAACGGTACGAGGCGATCAGCTGA